The Prunus persica cultivar Lovell chromosome G8, Prunus_persica_NCBIv2, whole genome shotgun sequence genome includes a region encoding these proteins:
- the LOC18766963 gene encoding ankyrin repeat-containing protein ITN1 isoform X1, translating into MAIKYRRLAIFNILKKSKSITSRLAYRIDIDGNTILHHAAHVSSHPVDAQRSSGPAFQLQEELRWMARVERIMPRHYAMHQNNQGLTAQKLFENEHAKVLKSAKVWIKETAQSCSTVAALVATVAYAAAFTAPGGNDNNGVPVLKHSPFFVTFAVSDIISLIFSLTSLCTFLSILTSPFEYENFYWSLPFRLHLGFALLFFSLAATMVTFTAAVVLLIHHQKMWTTSLIYVVALLPVSMFGLSQFPLYNGFRQCVKCISKKIGETIIQLQLSFKRKKEADREVRIW; encoded by the exons ATGGCCATAAAGTATCGCCGGCTGGCCATCTTTAACATACTAAAAAAGAGCAAATCGATAACGTCAAGGTTGGCTTACAGGATTGATATTGACGGGAACACCATATTGCACCACGCTGCACATGTGAGTTCTCACCCTGTAGACGCTCAACGCTCAAGTGGTCCTGCATTTCAATTGCAAGAAGAATTGCGTTGGATGGCG CGTGTGGAAAGGATAATGCCACGTCATTACGCCATGCACCAGAACAATCAGGGCCTGACAGCGCAGAAGCTCTTCGAGAATGAGCATGCAAAAGTTCTTAAATCAGCAAAAGTATGGATAAAAGAGACAGCTCAGTCGTGCTCGACCGTGGCAGCTTTGGTGGCTACCGTGGCCTATGCAGCTGCCTTTACGGCTCCCGGGGGTAATGATAACAACGGGGTTCCTGTTCTCAAGCATTCTCCTTTCTTTGTCACATTCGCCGTTTCGGACATTATCTCACTCATCTTCTCATTGACTTCTTTGTGCACGTTTCTTTCTATCCTGACGTCCCCGTTTGAGTACGAAAACTTTTACTGGTCTCTTCCCTTCAGGCTGCATTTAGGATTCgcccttcttttcttctcattgGCAGCTACCATGGTCACCTTCACTGCAGCTGTTGTGCTCTTGATTCATCATCAAAAGATGTGGACAACGTCCCTCATTTATGTGGTTGCCCTTCTTCCTGTCTCTATGTTTGGGCTCTCGCAGTTTCCTTTGTACAACGGATTTCGCCAATGTGTGAAATGcatttcaaagaaaattggGGAGACTATAATACAACTTCAACTTTcctttaaaaggaaaaaggaagctGATAGAGAGGTACGGATCTGGTAA
- the LOC18766963 gene encoding ankyrin repeat-containing protein NPR4 isoform X2, with protein sequence MAIKYRRLAIFNILKKSKSITSRLAYRIDIDGNTILHHAAHVSSHPVDAQRSSGPAFQLQEELRWMANNQGLTAQKLFENEHAKVLKSAKVWIKETAQSCSTVAALVATVAYAAAFTAPGGNDNNGVPVLKHSPFFVTFAVSDIISLIFSLTSLCTFLSILTSPFEYENFYWSLPFRLHLGFALLFFSLAATMVTFTAAVVLLIHHQKMWTTSLIYVVALLPVSMFGLSQFPLYNGFRQCVKCISKKIGETIIQLQLSFKRKKEADREVRIW encoded by the exons ATGGCCATAAAGTATCGCCGGCTGGCCATCTTTAACATACTAAAAAAGAGCAAATCGATAACGTCAAGGTTGGCTTACAGGATTGATATTGACGGGAACACCATATTGCACCACGCTGCACATGTGAGTTCTCACCCTGTAGACGCTCAACGCTCAAGTGGTCCTGCATTTCAATTGCAAGAAGAATTGCGTTGGATGGCG AACAATCAGGGCCTGACAGCGCAGAAGCTCTTCGAGAATGAGCATGCAAAAGTTCTTAAATCAGCAAAAGTATGGATAAAAGAGACAGCTCAGTCGTGCTCGACCGTGGCAGCTTTGGTGGCTACCGTGGCCTATGCAGCTGCCTTTACGGCTCCCGGGGGTAATGATAACAACGGGGTTCCTGTTCTCAAGCATTCTCCTTTCTTTGTCACATTCGCCGTTTCGGACATTATCTCACTCATCTTCTCATTGACTTCTTTGTGCACGTTTCTTTCTATCCTGACGTCCCCGTTTGAGTACGAAAACTTTTACTGGTCTCTTCCCTTCAGGCTGCATTTAGGATTCgcccttcttttcttctcattgGCAGCTACCATGGTCACCTTCACTGCAGCTGTTGTGCTCTTGATTCATCATCAAAAGATGTGGACAACGTCCCTCATTTATGTGGTTGCCCTTCTTCCTGTCTCTATGTTTGGGCTCTCGCAGTTTCCTTTGTACAACGGATTTCGCCAATGTGTGAAATGcatttcaaagaaaattggGGAGACTATAATACAACTTCAACTTTcctttaaaaggaaaaaggaagctGATAGAGAGGTACGGATCTGGTAA